Proteins encoded within one genomic window of Thunnus maccoyii chromosome 22, fThuMac1.1, whole genome shotgun sequence:
- the pnp5a gene encoding purine nucleoside phosphorylase 5a, which produces MFPEANNGYSYEDCKATADWLLAQTDVRPSVGIVCGSGLGGLADMLKDQVAFNYKDIPNFPQSTVHGHAGRLVFGTLKGRPCVCMQGRFHLYEGYPIQKITLPMRIFKLLGVETVMLTNAAGGLNQDFKVGDIMIIKDHLNMPGFAGNNPLSGPNDERFGVRFPCMSDAYDRELQQLAMDVGQELGYGDFLKEGVYCVLGGPSFETIAECRMLHKLGADAVGMSTVHEVIIARHCGMRVFALSLITNQAVMDYDSEEKANHEEVLQTGKQRAEQLERLVSTMVTKIEHNNNYA; this is translated from the exons ATGTTTCCAGAGGCAAACAATGG CTACAGCTACGAGGACTGCAAGGCCACCGCTGATTGGCTGCTGGCCCAGACAGACGTCCGGCCCTCAGTTGGCATCGTGTGCGGCTCGGGTCTCGGAGGGCTGGCTGACATGTTAAAGGACCAGGTTGCCTTCAACTACAAGGACATCCCCAACTTCCCCCAGAGCACCG TGCACGGACACGCAGGACGGCTGGTGTTCGGCACCTTAAAGGGGAggccatgtgtgtgtatgcaggggCGCTTCCACCTGTATGAGGGCTACCCAATCCAGAAG ATTACACTGCCCATGCGCATATTCAAGTTGCTCGGTGTGGAGACGGTGATGCTGACCAACGCAGCCGGAGGCCTCAATCAGGACTTCAAAGTGGGAGACATCATGATCATCAAAGACCACCTCAACATGCCCGGCTTTGCTGGCAACAATCCACTGTCTGGACCCAACGATGAGAG GTTCGGTGTGCGTTTCCCCTGCATGTCCGACGCGTACgacagagagctgcagcagctggccATGGATGTGGGACAAGAGCTTGGCTATGGAGACTTCCTGAAGGAGGGCGTCTACTGCGTGCTGGGCGGACCTTCGTTCGAAACCATCGCTGAGTGTCGTATGCTGCACAAACTGGGCGCTGACGCTGTCG GCATGAGCACAGTCCACGAGGTGATCATCGCACGTCACTGCGGCATGCGCGTCTTCGCCCTTTCGCTGATCACCAACCAGGCGGTGATGGACTACGACAGCGAAGAGAAGGCCAACCACGAGGAGGTCCTCCAGACGGGCAAGCAGAGAGCGGAGCAGCTGGAGCGGCTGGTTTCCACCATGGTGACCAAGATCGAGCACAACAACAACTACGCCTAA